Proteins encoded in a region of the Uloborus diversus isolate 005 chromosome 1, Udiv.v.3.1, whole genome shotgun sequence genome:
- the LOC129225947 gene encoding V-type proton ATPase 16 kDa proteolipid subunit c-like encodes MDKKDAIYGPFFGVFGASAGMILSAFGAAYGTWKAGSAISAATVIAPHVIMKTLIPVVMSSIIAIYGLIASILIIDGIKPSVEGYTMYTGFLHLGSGLTVGVTGLGAGYALGIAGEAGVRAVAQESSIYVGFLLILIFAEVLGLYGLIVALILTTKII; translated from the coding sequence ATGGATAAGAAAGACGCCATTTACGGACCCTTTTTTGGTGTTTTTGGAGCCTCTGCAGGAATGATCTTAAGTGCTTTTGGTGCCGCATATGGCACTTGGAAAGCAGGATCAGCAATTTCAGCTGCCACGGTAATAGCCCCACATGTAATAATGAAAACACTGATTCCCGTGGTAATGAGCAGCATCATTGCTATTTATGGGCTCATTGCTTCAATTTTGATCATCGATGGCATTAAACCTTCGGTTGAAGGATATACGATGTACACTGGATTTCTCCATCTCGGATCTGGTTTAACAGTCGGCGTAACAGGCCTTGGAGCTGGATATGCACTTGGTATTGCTGGAGAAGCAGGAGTGAGAGCTGTAGCTCAAGAATCCAGTATTTATGTAGGTTTCTTACTCATCCTCATCTTCGCAGAAGTTCTGGGACTATATGGTCTGATTGTAGCTCTTATTCTTACAACAAAGATTATATAA